A DNA window from Synchiropus splendidus isolate RoL2022-P1 chromosome 2, RoL_Sspl_1.0, whole genome shotgun sequence contains the following coding sequences:
- the LOC128754361 gene encoding docking protein 3-like isoform X3, translating to MGGVTGWSAGADRLGGLRKHHLATSDRKLKVILLSDILNVVKLPRNAEACPMDNMCAFCVETKERTMVFSAPKDKCVQWVKQLSQHNLERGAADQIVIEENQIYASADEDFRVVVQQTEAAVNCELKGSYWLQVGEKELLLKDLQKNIIWEWPYEWLRRYGKDKLALTIEAGRRCNSGPGTFNFETPEAAKIFSLMKNTIKQRSSGTQKKEDETQTASTRRGHSPLPRTSENTSLTSFLENKLGTTVKLSDASEHKTDSVSPSSVQPAPITLMPLPKVPTQKSPVVATEPSDAVYADPLECLQPTPKGTEALYVDPASVLPVQPPGSRITAVPTLHSSNLAVPMSPAESVYSEVFDKITPLDSTNVRQCLKNIQEGDPIYAEVHSEKVKESATKKTKPDAFSHLYARVCKPSATSGESRPNDDGPSVCAAAKCESDQILDDVIYENLGVI from the exons GTGTTACAGGTTGGAGTGCAGGAGCAGATCGTCTAGGAGGTTTAAGGAAGCATCACCTGGCCACTTCAGATAGGAAGCTGAAAGTCATCCTACTGTCTGACATACTCAATGTTGTGAAACTCCCTCGGAATGCAGAGGCTTGTCCAATG GACAACATGTGTGCGTTCTGTGTTGAGACAAAAGAGAGAACGATGGTGTTTTCCGCTCCAAAGGACAAGTGTGTGCAGTGGGTGAAGCAGCTGTCACAGCACAACTTGGAG AGAGGTGCCGCTGATCAGATTGTCATTGAGGAGAACCAAATCTACGCCTCAGCTGATGAAG ATTTCCGGGTGGTGGTGCAGCAGACAGAAGCAGCGGTGAATTGTGAGCTGAAGGGGTCTTACTGGTTGCAGGTAGGGGAGAAGGAATTGTTGCTGAAAGACCTTCAGAAGAACATCATTTGGGAGTGGCCGTATGAATGGCTGAGAAGATATGGAAAAGACAAG CTTGCATTAACCATTGAAGCAGGTCGTCGGTGTAACAGCGGTCCAGGAACCTTCAACTTTGAGACCCCAGAGGCAGCTAAGATCTTCTCtttaatgaaaaacaccatTAAACAGAGGTCTTCAGGAACCCAAAAGAAGGAAGATGAAACACAGACAGCCTCTACCAGACGTGGTCATTCACCATTACCCAGAACTTCAGAAAACACTAGTCTGACTTCATTTCTGGAAAACAAGCTTGGAACTACAGTAAAGCTATCTGATGCTTCAGAGCATAAAACTGACTCGGTCAGTCCTTCCTCAGTGCAGCCCGCACCGATCACCCTCATGCCCCTCCCCAAGGTGCCCACACAGAAGAGCCCTGTTGTGGCTACGGAGCCATCAGATGCAGTTTATGCTGATCCACTTGAGTGTCTCCAACCCACACCCAAAGGCACAGAAGCCCTCTATGTTGATCCTGCCAGTGTTCTTCCTGTTCAACCGCCAGGTTCCAGAATAACAGCAGTACCCACTTTGCACTCCTCAAATCTCGCTGTCCCCATGAGTCCTGCGGAGTCTGTCTACTCTGAGGTATTTGACAAAATTACTCCTCTGGACTCAACAAATGTGAGGCAATGTCTGAAAAATATCCAAGAAGGAGACCCCATTTATGCAGAGGTCCACAGTGAGAAGGTGAAGGAGTCTgccacaaaaaagacaaaaccagATGCATTTTCTCACCTCTACGCTCGAGTGTGCAAACCCAGCGCAACTTCTGGAGAATCTAGACCAAACGATGATGGGCCCTCTGTGTGTGCTGCAGCCAAATGTGAGTCGGATCAAATCCTTGATGATGTGATATATGAAAATTTGGGGGTTATCTAA
- the LOC128754361 gene encoding docking protein 2-like isoform X1: MDIHATTGKVYLQSHKDKNKWKPISLSLFSSSSGAGRLEIQDMGGVTGWSAGADRLGGLRKHHLATSDRKLKVILLSDILNVVKLPRNAEACPMDNMCAFCVETKERTMVFSAPKDKCVQWVKQLSQHNLERGAADQIVIEENQIYASADEDFRVVVQQTEAAVNCELKGSYWLQVGEKELLLKDLQKNIIWEWPYEWLRRYGKDKLALTIEAGRRCNSGPGTFNFETPEAAKIFSLMKNTIKQRSSGTQKKEDETQTASTRRGHSPLPRTSENTSLTSFLENKLGTTVKLSDASEHKTDSVSPSSVQPAPITLMPLPKVPTQKSPVVATEPSDAVYADPLECLQPTPKGTEALYVDPASVLPVQPPGSRITAVPTLHSSNLAVPMSPAESVYSEVFDKITPLDSTNVRQCLKNIQEGDPIYAEVHSEKVKESATKKTKPDAFSHLYARVCKPSATSGESRPNDDGPSVCAAAKCESDQILDDVIYENLGVI, encoded by the exons GTGTTACAGGTTGGAGTGCAGGAGCAGATCGTCTAGGAGGTTTAAGGAAGCATCACCTGGCCACTTCAGATAGGAAGCTGAAAGTCATCCTACTGTCTGACATACTCAATGTTGTGAAACTCCCTCGGAATGCAGAGGCTTGTCCAATG GACAACATGTGTGCGTTCTGTGTTGAGACAAAAGAGAGAACGATGGTGTTTTCCGCTCCAAAGGACAAGTGTGTGCAGTGGGTGAAGCAGCTGTCACAGCACAACTTGGAG AGAGGTGCCGCTGATCAGATTGTCATTGAGGAGAACCAAATCTACGCCTCAGCTGATGAAG ATTTCCGGGTGGTGGTGCAGCAGACAGAAGCAGCGGTGAATTGTGAGCTGAAGGGGTCTTACTGGTTGCAGGTAGGGGAGAAGGAATTGTTGCTGAAAGACCTTCAGAAGAACATCATTTGGGAGTGGCCGTATGAATGGCTGAGAAGATATGGAAAAGACAAG CTTGCATTAACCATTGAAGCAGGTCGTCGGTGTAACAGCGGTCCAGGAACCTTCAACTTTGAGACCCCAGAGGCAGCTAAGATCTTCTCtttaatgaaaaacaccatTAAACAGAGGTCTTCAGGAACCCAAAAGAAGGAAGATGAAACACAGACAGCCTCTACCAGACGTGGTCATTCACCATTACCCAGAACTTCAGAAAACACTAGTCTGACTTCATTTCTGGAAAACAAGCTTGGAACTACAGTAAAGCTATCTGATGCTTCAGAGCATAAAACTGACTCGGTCAGTCCTTCCTCAGTGCAGCCCGCACCGATCACCCTCATGCCCCTCCCCAAGGTGCCCACACAGAAGAGCCCTGTTGTGGCTACGGAGCCATCAGATGCAGTTTATGCTGATCCACTTGAGTGTCTCCAACCCACACCCAAAGGCACAGAAGCCCTCTATGTTGATCCTGCCAGTGTTCTTCCTGTTCAACCGCCAGGTTCCAGAATAACAGCAGTACCCACTTTGCACTCCTCAAATCTCGCTGTCCCCATGAGTCCTGCGGAGTCTGTCTACTCTGAGGTATTTGACAAAATTACTCCTCTGGACTCAACAAATGTGAGGCAATGTCTGAAAAATATCCAAGAAGGAGACCCCATTTATGCAGAGGTCCACAGTGAGAAGGTGAAGGAGTCTgccacaaaaaagacaaaaccagATGCATTTTCTCACCTCTACGCTCGAGTGTGCAAACCCAGCGCAACTTCTGGAGAATCTAGACCAAACGATGATGGGCCCTCTGTGTGTGCTGCAGCCAAATGTGAGTCGGATCAAATCCTTGATGATGTGATATATGAAAATTTGGGGGTTATCTAA
- the LOC128754361 gene encoding docking protein 2-like isoform X2 — protein MDIHATTGKVYLQSHKDKNKWKPISLSLFSSSSGAGRLEIQDMGGVTGWSAGADRLGGLRKHHLATSDRKLKVILLSDILNVVKLPRNAEACPMDNMCAFCVETKERTMVFSAPKDKCVQWVKQLSQHNLERGAADQIVIEENQIYASADEDFRVVVQQTEAAVNCELKGSYWLQVGEKELLLKDLQKNIIWEWPYEWLRRYGKDKLALTIEAGRRCNSGPGTFNFETPEAAKIFSLMKNTIKQRSSGTQKKEDETQTASTRRGHSPLPRTSENTSLTSFLENKLGTTVKLSDASEHKTDSVSPSSVQPAPITLMPLPKVPTQKSPVVATEPSDAVYADPLECLQPTPKGTEALYVDPASVLPVQPPGSRITAVPTLHSSNLAVPMSPAESVYSEVFDKITPLDSTNVRQCLKNIQEGDPIYAEVHSEKVKESATKKTKPDAFSHLYARVCKPSATSGESRPNDDGPSVCAAAK, from the exons GTGTTACAGGTTGGAGTGCAGGAGCAGATCGTCTAGGAGGTTTAAGGAAGCATCACCTGGCCACTTCAGATAGGAAGCTGAAAGTCATCCTACTGTCTGACATACTCAATGTTGTGAAACTCCCTCGGAATGCAGAGGCTTGTCCAATG GACAACATGTGTGCGTTCTGTGTTGAGACAAAAGAGAGAACGATGGTGTTTTCCGCTCCAAAGGACAAGTGTGTGCAGTGGGTGAAGCAGCTGTCACAGCACAACTTGGAG AGAGGTGCCGCTGATCAGATTGTCATTGAGGAGAACCAAATCTACGCCTCAGCTGATGAAG ATTTCCGGGTGGTGGTGCAGCAGACAGAAGCAGCGGTGAATTGTGAGCTGAAGGGGTCTTACTGGTTGCAGGTAGGGGAGAAGGAATTGTTGCTGAAAGACCTTCAGAAGAACATCATTTGGGAGTGGCCGTATGAATGGCTGAGAAGATATGGAAAAGACAAG CTTGCATTAACCATTGAAGCAGGTCGTCGGTGTAACAGCGGTCCAGGAACCTTCAACTTTGAGACCCCAGAGGCAGCTAAGATCTTCTCtttaatgaaaaacaccatTAAACAGAGGTCTTCAGGAACCCAAAAGAAGGAAGATGAAACACAGACAGCCTCTACCAGACGTGGTCATTCACCATTACCCAGAACTTCAGAAAACACTAGTCTGACTTCATTTCTGGAAAACAAGCTTGGAACTACAGTAAAGCTATCTGATGCTTCAGAGCATAAAACTGACTCGGTCAGTCCTTCCTCAGTGCAGCCCGCACCGATCACCCTCATGCCCCTCCCCAAGGTGCCCACACAGAAGAGCCCTGTTGTGGCTACGGAGCCATCAGATGCAGTTTATGCTGATCCACTTGAGTGTCTCCAACCCACACCCAAAGGCACAGAAGCCCTCTATGTTGATCCTGCCAGTGTTCTTCCTGTTCAACCGCCAGGTTCCAGAATAACAGCAGTACCCACTTTGCACTCCTCAAATCTCGCTGTCCCCATGAGTCCTGCGGAGTCTGTCTACTCTGAGGTATTTGACAAAATTACTCCTCTGGACTCAACAAATGTGAGGCAATGTCTGAAAAATATCCAAGAAGGAGACCCCATTTATGCAGAGGTCCACAGTGAGAAGGTGAAGGAGTCTgccacaaaaaagacaaaaccagATGCATTTTCTCACCTCTACGCTCGAGTGTGCAAACCCAGCGCAACTTCTGGAGAATCTAGACCAAACGATGATGGGCCCTCTGTGTGTGCTGCAGCCAAAT ag